The Borrelia turcica IST7 genome includes a window with the following:
- a CDS encoding phage terminase large subunit — protein sequence MPKFACLKYAYNKIRHKLIASSRGMCKTHNSARIWLEYLITEQVNDMIWFRYTESAVYDSFIKLFGSIIDKEGLEKYAKIRQNKHNELWKVRSPYTNSVPDFRDAFSPPALKGIEGKNKVLFDEATEFSNSSLLKLEGNIKREDRVEIWYCFNFGEVSRYTLYTFKYTIKYCTIRIGQFISSEYRFIKRIRK from the coding sequence GTGCCTAAATTTGCTTGCCTTAAGTATGCATACAATAAGATACGACACAAGTTAATAGCTAGTTCCAGAGGAATGTGCAAGACTCACAATAGTGCTAGAATTTGGCTTGAATATCTTATAACAGAGCAGGTTAATGATATGATATGGTTTAGATACACTGAGTCTGCTGTTTATGATAGTTTTATTAAGCTATTTGGGTCAATTATTGATAAGGAAGGACTGGAAAAGTACGCTAAGATAAGGCAGAATAAACATAATGAACTATGGAAAGTAAGAAGTCCTTATACAAATTCTGTACCTGACTTCAGAGATGCATTCTCTCCTCCCGCTCTTAAGGGCATTGAAGGAAAGAATAAGGTACTCTTTGATGAGGCTACTGAGTTTAGTAATTCAAGTCTACTTAAACTTGAAGGAAATATTAAGCGAGAAGATAGAGTAGAGATTTGGTACTGCTTCAATTTCGGTGAAGTATCTCGATATACACTTTATACATTCAAATATACAATAAAATACTGTACAATAAGAATTGGGCAATTCATAAGTAGTGAGTATAGATTTATTAAAAGAATACGTAAATGA
- a CDS encoding protelomerase family protein encodes MSTTNYSDNYISKLVSQIRGRIKEINPTHPMLKYFKLTREEYEAITAEKNRRVKERNANKKSFNKREFLLLTEELLLSHRFELLYMGLLLASGRRSLEIIAGSFSDSQEKDSILFQGQLKTRDTKRFNTPYSIPLTVDKKLFLNAYSIFTNTTQYKDIRERWEDNELSDSTINLLLKRELTKIFDSNFLLSDFRAIYTTLILKREGYFNDIHGSKEIYPRVAEILGHINDESASQSYRDFKLTNSS; translated from the coding sequence ATGTCTACTACTAACTACTCTGATAATTATATTAGTAAGCTGGTCTCTCAAATAAGAGGGAGGATAAAAGAAATAAATCCTACCCACCCTATGCTTAAATACTTTAAGCTTACTAGAGAAGAGTATGAAGCTATTACTGCAGAGAAGAATAGGAGGGTTAAGGAGCGCAATGCGAATAAAAAATCTTTTAATAAACGCGAATTTCTTCTCTTAACTGAAGAACTCTTATTGTCACATAGATTTGAACTTCTTTATATGGGGTTACTTCTTGCCTCTGGTAGAAGAAGTTTAGAAATTATTGCTGGTTCATTTAGTGACTCTCAAGAAAAGGATAGTATCTTATTTCAAGGTCAGCTTAAGACTAGAGACACTAAACGGTTTAATACTCCTTACAGTATTCCTTTAACTGTTGACAAGAAACTTTTCCTTAATGCGTATTCTATTTTTACAAACACAACTCAATATAAGGATATAAGAGAGCGTTGGGAAGATAATGAGCTTAGTGACTCTACTATTAACCTGTTGCTTAAGCGTGAACTTACAAAAATTTTTGACTCCAATTTCCTTTTATCTGATTTTAGAGCTATTTATACTACTCTTATCTTAAAGCGTGAAGGCTATTTTAATGATATTCATGGTAGTAAAGAAATATACCCAAGAGTTGCTGAGATTTTAGGACATATTAATGATGAGTCGGCTTCACAAAGCTATAGAGATTTTAAACTCACTAATTCAAGCTAG
- the bdr gene encoding Bdr family repetitive protein, with product MNNLAYKQMPEYKYVKQAFIEKGFEEDIIESFLLLNLVYGDDNVKDKIKSLEDKLIAFEAECKGRFDNVDNKIAEVRSEIKTVRSELSSEIKEVRTKLNGRIDKLDTKIEAVKNELKSELSSKIDSAI from the coding sequence ATGAATAATTTAGCATATAAACAAATGCCAGAATATAAATATGTAAAGCAGGCATTTATTGAAAAGGGATTTGAAGAGGATATAATAGAATCTTTTTTACTTCTTAATCTAGTATATGGTGATGATAATGTAAAGGACAAGATAAAGTCACTTGAGGATAAACTTATTGCATTTGAGGCTGAGTGTAAGGGTAGATTTGATAATGTAGATAATAAGATAGCAGAAGTAAGAAGTGAGATAAAGACAGTAAGAAGTGAACTAAGTAGTGAAATAAAGGAAGTAAGGACTAAGCTTAACGGTAGGATAGATAAACTAGATACTAAGATAGAAGCAGTGAAAAATGAGCTTAAGAGTGAGCTAAGTAGTAAAATAGACTCAGCGATATAG